Genomic DNA from Synechococcus sp. UW179A:
GCTCCAACTTCATGGAAATGCACCTCTTCAGCGGCGATGCCGTGCACGGCTGCCTCGGCTTCAGCGAGTGCGGTGAACACCGACAACACCTTTTCGCGCAATAAGGGAGAGAGCGCAGCAGTAAGGATCCTTTGCCGCAACTCCCCCCAGTGGCGATGAGGCGGATGTTCCTCCCGTAACTCAACATCCAGTCGCAGGCCCCGCAAACCTCCGTTGCGCGCCTCCTCGACTCGAAGGCCATAACTGTTCTCAAACCCCAGAGCGCGCAGCGGCGCGTGAATCACTTCTGGGGAAACCCCCAAATCCAGACAGGACGCCAGCAACATGTCCCCAGCTAGGCCCGTCGGGCAATCCACCACGTAGGAGGCGGCAACGCCAGGCTTCATGCCACCTCCGGATCAAGGCCCTCCAGCAGCCTGTCAGCGACTGCATCCAGATCATCAAGACGCTTCCTCAGCAACTGCTCCACCTCACGTCGAGCACGTCGCTGTTCTCGTTGTGCGGTTTCCACATCCTGACCTGACAATCCCCAGATCCTGCCCAGCAGCGCCCGGTCATCAGCCCCTCCCCGGGCCGATCCCTCGAATAGGGTTTCTGCCACCATTCCCGCCTGAAGGACACGGCTCCAGCGGCGCAGATCCTCCATGGGTAAACGCACCTGATCAGGCAGTTCGAATTCGGTTGCTCCATTGCAACGCAGGCCTGCCTCCAAACAGGGACGGGTACCCACCAGCACGCGCCGCACCTTCATCTCTTCCTCACGCGCAACAAGCCAGTGACCGGCTTCATGGCGTGCCACTCGACGCAGACGCATCCGTCCTCCAGGGAGGGCTTCGGCTAGGAGATGACCACCCATCCCTTCGAGCTGGGAAGCATCGAGGGTGAGACCCAACAAACCACCACCCACCAACAGAGCGATCCAGGCAGGCGATAGCCCAATCAACGGCCCAAACACAGCGAGACCTGTGCAACTGGCCACTGCCAGACCCGCAGTGGTGGTGGAGACGGGAGATGGGTTCATCAGTTGCGAGCCGACCGACTGCGGTCTGTAGGACGGCGGGAGGCACCACCACGTCCCTTGCCACCGCGTGTTGGCATCGGTGCGATCACTTCAGCGGCCTGCACTTCAAGCATCTGTCCTTGGCGACGCACGTCGAGGCTGACGAAATGGCGTAGATGCGCAAGCTCCACATCACCACTGAGCTGCAACTTGAATGGCAAGGGGCGAAAGCCATCCGCTCGTGGCTGCTGACGCACCTTGACAACGACCTCTGAAGCCTCTGGCTTTGTGTAGATGAGCTCGCCCCTGATCGAGAAGTAATCGTCACCTTCAGGCAGCTCATCCAAGGACGCGTCGGTGGTGGCTCCATCTTCATCCGAAGGTGACAGGGTGCTTGGCTCCCAGATTCCAGCAATTTGGAGATGCAACTGGCCTGCCTCTCTGCACCGCGGGTACACCACCCAGAGGTGAGGCTTGCTCATGTCGAGATGACGACGCATCAACGTGAGCATGCGGCCCAAAACAACAGCATCAAGCTCCTGACCATCGGTATCAACCAAATGACCACGGGTGCTCTGATCTTCAGATTCGGGCCGGAACATTCCGCGCACGACGCCGATTGCCCGGTATTGCAGCGGCTCGGTAACCGCGGGAATGGGATGGTCGCGCATCAGATTCAGGGGCATCCACTGGCCCGCGGCAACTCTAGCCAGCTTCGACAAAGACCCTCAGACTGGCGGAGCGTTCCCACAACACAGTGCCGGGCTACGGGCGTGCAGTAACAAAAACTCTGGCCAGGGTTGGTGCAGTTGCAGGGTTGTGTGTGGTCGCCGGCTGGATGGTGACCCATCTCTGGAATGAAACTCACTCTTCGACCACCAACCAGAAACATTCATCCCATAGACAAGTCTCAGGTCTGGAGATTCTCAAAACTCAGGTTCAGAACCATCCGCGCGACTGGCGCTGGTCAGTGTTGCTGGCTCGCGCGCAGTATGAGGACGGAGACCGAGAAGCAGCCATCCGCACCTTGAAGCCATTGCAGCTCCTGCACCCCGATCGGCTCGAAGTGATGACCTTCTGGGCTCTGCTCGCAAGGGAAACCGATCAGGGTGCAGAGCCAATCAAGCGCCTGAACGAACGGTTTAAATCTCTGCCGGCTGGACGTCGGTTGAAGATGGGTTTGCTGTTGGCCGATCTGCAGCGCTTGTCCGGGGATTTAAAAAACGCTTCTGATCGCTATCGCAACCTGATCAATGACAACCCCCAACGACCAGAACCCTTGCTGGCGTTTGCCCTACTAAAAAAAGATCAGGGTCAAGCGGACGATGCCATCGCTCTGCTCAGAAAAGCCAGGACACTGAACAAAAACCTGGCACCAACAAGCACTGATCTACAGACACTTGAACTGCGCTGGGCTCTCGAAGCGGCACGGAACAAACCAGCCAAGTCAGGCCTTAAGGCTGTGACAACTCCCTGAGAGCCTCATCAATCGCATCAACTGGATCGGTGGCATCGTTCATGGAAGTCGCCTGACGCAGAGACCTCATCAATTCCATGGGGTTCGAGACATCCAGCACCGAGCCCTTCTTTTTACCCCCCCCGGGAAGTGTGTTGTAAATATCGCGATCCTCGTTGCGCTCAATCACGCTCGGCTGTGAAAGCGTGGTCTGTGACTGAGCTGCAGGGCCAACCAGAAGCAGTGCGCTGCAGAAGGCGAACGCAAGACCGGAGGTCACGCGGAGCGATTGCATGGGATCAAATGCTCAGTTGCGGTCGATGCTAAGGGTCTCCAATCATTTGCATCAGGGTCTCCGTGCAGATCGCGAGCTGGAATGTCAATTCGATTCGCACTCGACTGGATCATGTCATCCGCTGGTTGGAGCAGAGCGGCGTGGATCTGCTGGCCCTGCAGGAGACCAAGGTTGATGATCCGCTCTTTCCGCTCGAGCCCTTCCAATCAAGGGGATACAACGTGAGCTTCCATGGTCAGAAGTCGTACAACGGAGTGGCCCTGATCAGCAGGCATCCCTTGGAGGACGTGCGCATGGGATTCATTGGAGAACTGAAGGCTGATCCTGAAACTGAAGAGCTGGGTCAGCAGAGGAGGGTGATCAGTGCTCTGGTCGATGGGATCAGGGTGGTCAATCTCTACGTGCCCAACGGTTCCAGCCTCAAATCTGAGAAATACGGCTACAAATTGAACTGGCTTGCATGCCTGGCGAGGTACCTGCGGGCAGCCCAAACAAGGGATGAGCCCCTCTGCGTTGTGGGTGATTTCAATATCGGACCTGAAGCCAGAGACCTACATGACCCCGATCGTCTCAGCGGGGGAATCATGGCTTCAGATGCCGAGCGCAATGCCTTAGCCCAGGCGCTTGGCGATGATCTCAAGGACGCCTTCCGCCTGTTCGAATCGGGTAGCGGCCACTGGAGCTGGTGGGATTACCGCAGCGGTGCATGGAACCGTGACAGCGGTTGGAGAATTGATCACATCTATCTGAGCTGCGATCTGCAGGAGCTTGCACTCAGCTGCAAGATCGACAAAAGGGAGCGTGACCGAGAGCAACCCAGTGACCACGCACCTGTGGTTGTTGACCTCTCCTGGGAGCTGGAGGAGGAGTCCGATGATGATCAGTACTCCTTAGTCGCTGATTGAAGCCACTGCAGAGGGCAACGGCTGTTCAAAAGCTCTCTTGCTCGGCCTAAAGCAAGGGTCCAGATCAGTTCATCCTCGATCCGTCACAGTCTTAAACAAGTCGTTCTTACCCGACTCAGACAAAGCTGCACAAGGCTGGAAATCGGCTCAGATCCAGCGTGGACGCTGTCCAGACATGGACGGATGAGGGTTTAAAACACGATGCCGATGCTGGTATCACAAGTTCCGGAATCCCCGCTTCGTACAAAGATCAGCCGTTTTGGCACGTTCTTGGGTCAAGATGTGGCACGGTTTGCATCGGCCCCTTGGCATCCGCCCCCGTGACAGCACCAAGCTTGAACACCAGTCGCTCCCAGGAGCTGTTCAGTGCCGCCCAGGCTCTGATGCCTGGTGGCGTGAGCTCCCCAGTGCGTGCATTCAAATCTGTGGGTGGCCAGCCGATCGTCTTCGATCGGGTCAAGGGCGCCTACGCCTGGGACGTTGATGACAACAAATACATCGATTACATCGGAAGTTGGGGGCCTGCAATCTGTGGCCATGCCCATCCCGAAGTCATCAGTGCGCTTCAGGAAACGATCGAGAAAGGCACCAGCTTCGGAGCCCCTTGCGCTCTCGAGAACACCTTGGCCGAGATGGTGATCGATGCCGTTCCGAGCGTGGAGATGGTCCGCTTCGTGAACAGCGGCACAGAAGCCTGTATGGCCGTCCTACGGCTGATGCGCGCCTTCACAGGCCGCGACAAAGTGATCAAGTTCGAAGGTTGCTACCACGGCCATGCGGACATGTTTCTGGTGAAGGCCGGTTCCGGTGTGGCCACCCTCGGCCTGCCTGACTCACCTGGGGTGCCTCGTAGCACCACCGCCAATACCCTCACTGCGCCGTACAACGATCTGGAGTCGGTCAAACAGCTGTTCGCTGAAAACCCTGATGCCATTTCAGGTGTGATCCTTGAGCCCATCGTTGGCAATGCCGGGTTCATCCAGCCTGAGCCTGGTTTTCTCGAGGGTTTGCGGGAACTCACGAAGGAGAACGGCGCACTGCTTGTCTTTGACGAGGTCATGACGGGCTTCCGCATCAGTTACGGCGGTGCGCAGGCCCACTTCGGTGTCACCCCTGATCTCACCACCATGGGCAAAGTGATTGGTGGGGGTTTACCTGTAGGGGCCTACGGAGGACGACGGGAGATCATGGAGATGGTGGCTCCTGCGGGCCCCATGTACCAGGCCGGCACACTGAGCGGAAATCCCCTCGCCATGACAGCTGGGATCAAAACGCTTGAGCTTCTGAAACAGCCCGGTAGCTACGAAAAACTCACCGCCACCACTGAGAAACTGGTAGCTGGCATCCAGGAGGCAGCAACCTCTGCCGGCCTTCCGATCACGACCGGGAGCGTGAGTGCCATGTTCGGCTTTTTCTTGTGCGAGGGGCCTGTGCGCAACTTCGAAGAGGCGAAGGCAACGGATGCTGAACGCTTTGGAAAATTGCATCGCGCCATGCTTGAACGAGGCGTTTACCTGGCTCCATCAGCCTTCGAAGCCGGTTTCACCTCTCTAGCCCATTCGGATGCGGACATCGAAGCCACGATTAAGGCGTTCCGTGAAAGCTTCGCTGCTGTCGCCTGAATTCTGAATCAGGCTCGTCTCTATGCCACATCCCAGCATCGGCGTGGCGACCCAGCTCAGAAAGGCGTTAATCGGACTGACCCTCGTGGTCGCTTCACTGCAGGGGTCTCCCAGCCGCGCAGGCCCACTGCAGACATGGTTGGAGCTGCCTGAATGGATCGATCTCAGCATCGACTACACGGCAGAGCCAATGGCAGGCATCACCGGTGGTGCCAATCCTTCAGCCGCGAGCTGGTATCAGGCTGTGGTGCTCGATTTATCCCTGAGCAGCGGTTTTGGCAAGAGCCAGCAGGATTGGGATGAACTGGACCACTGGCAGCTCAATGTGCAGCTGACCAATGATGCCGGCAACCCCGATCTGAATACGGATTTGGGATCCGCTTTCACACTGCAGACCCTGGTGAATCCTGTAGGGACCTGGATCACCGAAGCCTCGGTTGTCAGAAATCGCGGTGAAAGCTGGTGGCAAGCAGAGCTTGGGGTGATGTCGCTGGATCCAGTTATGGCTGGAGAACCAGGCTTTATTTCTGCTCCTGCCATGGGCAGTTACATCAGCTCAGTCCTCAACAACACCTTAAACCTGCTGATTGTGGGAGTACCGATTGATCCCTTCGTAGCACCTGGAGTTAAATTTCAGGCTTATTCAGAATCTCTTGGTTCACTGGAGTATGCCTACTTCTACCTGAATCCTCAGACCAGTATTGCGGCAAGCCTTGGTGTTGATCCAGGAATCCCCAATGTGCAGGGCGGCGCACAGGCTCTGCAATGGACAACCAATCCTCTGCGATCCAGAACTGATCTTTCGGCAGAGATCAATATTCCCAATACGAAAGATACTGTGATCAGACAGTTACCACTGCCTGAAGTTCAGCTCGGTGGCTATTTCTCATCAACTCGCCTCTTAGTCGACAATGCAAATGAGTTGGGAGAAGGAATCAACCGCGGCATTTACGGATCGCTCACTTGGCCTTTTGATCTGCCAGTCGGGCTCGACAATCGAGTCTGGGCTGGTGGCACCGTCAGCTTCGACCCTGCCAATAATCCTTACCCGACCTTTATCGCAGGTGGGTGGCTAAGCCAAGGAATCATTCCTAGCAGACCACTTGATGTGCTTGCACTCGGTCTTGGTCGAACCAGTTTCAGCCCGACCATCAACCCTGGGCTGAGTTATGAGGGCACAATCGAATTGAATTATTCGTTTTATGTTTCAGAGATTTTGCAAATTCAGCCAGTGATGCAATGGATTATCAATCCAGGTGGAGAGGGCAAAGTTCCAGGCATCTGGGCCGGAGGCGTGCAAATCAATTTGAGTCTTTAAAAGTCAGCGATAGTTCTCAAACTGAAGCGGCACATCCAGCTCGTCTTCTCTTGAACGTAATAACTGAATCACCTGCTGGAGATCATCCTTGCTCTTACCTGTCACTCTGAGACTGTCACCTTGAATGGCCACGGTGACTTTCTTGAGCTCGTCACGCACCATCTTGCTCATTTTCTTGGCAAGTTCCTGACTGAGTCCCTTCTTCAATTGAACAGTCTGCTGCACACGATTACCACCCACCGACTCCGCCGGCTGGAAATCAAAGATCTTCAAAGAGAGATTTCTTTTTGTCGCCTTGGCTCGCAGAATATCTTCAACAGCTTGAAGGGTCATATCACTGGCCGTAGTGATCACAATCGCGGTGTCTTCAAGATCGATCTCTGTACCAGAATCCTTAAGGTCATAACGCTGAGAAACGTCCCTACGAACTTGATCAAGCGTATTCACCAACTCCTGACGGTCAAAATCAGAGACCACATCAAATGAATACGAAGCCATTGAACAATCGTTAGTGGTTGAAGGTTAGCAATGCTCTTGAAGCCACTCTCAACAGGAGATCTGACAACAGACGGATAGCCAGAGAAGCGTCATCTTCAATCAGCAACCCCGTTCCAAACCCCGCTTCAGGCAGCCAGAAGGAAGACGGACGCAGACGACTTAGTGATCCAGTCGGATTAACCGCGTCGATCGAAAGTCGATCACTATCGTTTCAACCGCGATTGCCTTGATTGTGTTCATCACGGACCTTCTCACCCAGACACCCTCGGCGCCCTATGCCTTGTCGCTCGTGTTCTCGGGAGCTGTAGTGATCGCCAGCATCATTCCCCTGGGTGCTGCCCGTTCACAGGCTGATTTCACCCTCGACGACATGAAGGCTCCCAGGGCCATGTTCGACCGTCTTCCCGAGTGGGGGAAACGGGCTAGCTGGGCGCATCAGAACAGCTTTGAAGCGTTCAGCCTGCATGCTCCAGCAGCACTTCTAGCCCTGATCGCCGTGCTTCAGAGCGGACCACTTCAAGGGCTTGCCATTCCCGCAGCGTTGCTCCAGCCCGTACTGCGTCTGATTTATCTGCCGGCCTATGTGGCCAATGTTCCGCCCCTGAGAGGACTGTGCTGGGCCGGCGCCCTAGTTTGCACCGGCATCCTCTACATCGAGGGAGTCAAAGCTCTGCTGATCACTTAACTCTTGCCCTGCTGAAATTGCTTCAGGGCTGCAAGCAGTGATGCAGGCGACTGGGGATCCACCATCAGCACGCTGCCGGCTGGCGAGTCGGCCATACGCTGCCCCATGGCCATCCAGGTCTCAGCAAGCATCAGCCGAACAGCCTCTTCCGCTTCCGGGCTCTCGGACAGTGCCCTGGCCATGACGCGTGCCGCTTCGGACTTCGCTTCAGCCATTACACCTTGCTGCTTGGCCTGAGCTTCAGCCTCAAGCAGGATTGCCTCCTTCTGGGCACGGGCATCAAGAACGAGAGCCTCCGCACGGCCTCGCGCCTCATTCAATTGGGCTTCCTTTTCTCCCTCGGAACGCAGAATCGCAGCTCGCTTTTCCCGTTCGGCAGTCATCTGAGCCTCCATGGCCTGCTTGACTCCCGGAGATGGGTTGATGTCGCGCATTTCAACGCGGGTTACTTTCACTCCCCAGGGATCGGTTGCTTCATCAAGTTCCTTCAGCAGAAGCTCATTGACTTCACTGCGGGTTGTAAAGGTCTGGTCAAGATCCAGCTTGCCCATCTCGGCACGAATCTGGGTCAACACCAGGTTCACCATCGCTGCCTGCAGATTGTCAACGGCGTAATACGCCTGGGAATGCTCAAGCAACTGCCAATACACCACCGCATCGACCTCGATAGAAACATTGTCTCGGGTGATGCAGAGCTGGGGGGGAATATCTAGCACCCGTTCTTTCAGTGACTCGTGACTCACCACGCGTTCGACCACTGGAATCACGACAGAAAGCCCAGGTTGCAGC
This window encodes:
- a CDS encoding lipopolysaccharide assembly protein LapB; this translates as MPGYGRAVTKTLARVGAVAGLCVVAGWMVTHLWNETHSSTTNQKHSSHRQVSGLEILKTQVQNHPRDWRWSVLLARAQYEDGDREAAIRTLKPLQLLHPDRLEVMTFWALLARETDQGAEPIKRLNERFKSLPAGRRLKMGLLLADLQRLSGDLKNASDRYRNLINDNPQRPEPLLAFALLKKDQGQADDAIALLRKARTLNKNLAPTSTDLQTLELRWALEAARNKPAKSGLKAVTTP
- the xth gene encoding exodeoxyribonuclease III yields the protein MQIASWNVNSIRTRLDHVIRWLEQSGVDLLALQETKVDDPLFPLEPFQSRGYNVSFHGQKSYNGVALISRHPLEDVRMGFIGELKADPETEELGQQRRVISALVDGIRVVNLYVPNGSSLKSEKYGYKLNWLACLARYLRAAQTRDEPLCVVGDFNIGPEARDLHDPDRLSGGIMASDAERNALAQALGDDLKDAFRLFESGSGHWSWWDYRSGAWNRDSGWRIDHIYLSCDLQELALSCKIDKRERDREQPSDHAPVVVDLSWELEEESDDDQYSLVAD
- the hemL gene encoding glutamate-1-semialdehyde 2,1-aminomutase; amino-acid sequence: MTAPSLNTSRSQELFSAAQALMPGGVSSPVRAFKSVGGQPIVFDRVKGAYAWDVDDNKYIDYIGSWGPAICGHAHPEVISALQETIEKGTSFGAPCALENTLAEMVIDAVPSVEMVRFVNSGTEACMAVLRLMRAFTGRDKVIKFEGCYHGHADMFLVKAGSGVATLGLPDSPGVPRSTTANTLTAPYNDLESVKQLFAENPDAISGVILEPIVGNAGFIQPEPGFLEGLRELTKENGALLVFDEVMTGFRISYGGAQAHFGVTPDLTTMGKVIGGGLPVGAYGGRREIMEMVAPAGPMYQAGTLSGNPLAMTAGIKTLELLKQPGSYEKLTATTEKLVAGIQEAATSAGLPITTGSVSAMFGFFLCEGPVRNFEEAKATDAERFGKLHRAMLERGVYLAPSAFEAGFTSLAHSDADIEATIKAFRESFAAVA
- a CDS encoding carbohydrate porin, with the translated sequence MPHPSIGVATQLRKALIGLTLVVASLQGSPSRAGPLQTWLELPEWIDLSIDYTAEPMAGITGGANPSAASWYQAVVLDLSLSSGFGKSQQDWDELDHWQLNVQLTNDAGNPDLNTDLGSAFTLQTLVNPVGTWITEASVVRNRGESWWQAELGVMSLDPVMAGEPGFISAPAMGSYISSVLNNTLNLLIVGVPIDPFVAPGVKFQAYSESLGSLEYAYFYLNPQTSIAASLGVDPGIPNVQGGAQALQWTTNPLRSRTDLSAEINIPNTKDTVIRQLPLPEVQLGGYFSSTRLLVDNANELGEGINRGIYGSLTWPFDLPVGLDNRVWAGGTVSFDPANNPYPTFIAGGWLSQGIIPSRPLDVLALGLGRTSFSPTINPGLSYEGTIELNYSFYVSEILQIQPVMQWIINPGGEGKVPGIWAGGVQINLSL
- a CDS encoding YajQ family cyclic di-GMP-binding protein; this translates as MASYSFDVVSDFDRQELVNTLDQVRRDVSQRYDLKDSGTEIDLEDTAIVITTASDMTLQAVEDILRAKATKRNLSLKIFDFQPAESVGGNRVQQTVQLKKGLSQELAKKMSKMVRDELKKVTVAIQGDSLRVTGKSKDDLQQVIQLLRSREDELDVPLQFENYR
- a CDS encoding MAPEG family protein; amino-acid sequence: MFITDLLTQTPSAPYALSLVFSGAVVIASIIPLGAARSQADFTLDDMKAPRAMFDRLPEWGKRASWAHQNSFEAFSLHAPAALLALIAVLQSGPLQGLAIPAALLQPVLRLIYLPAYVANVPPLRGLCWAGALVCTGILYIEGVKALLIT
- a CDS encoding SPFH domain-containing protein, with the translated sequence MEALLSLPALILIALLGSGSVKVTSGGRSRLVERLGKYDRELQPGLSVVIPVVERVVSHESLKERVLDIPPQLCITRDNVSIEVDAVVYWQLLEHSQAYYAVDNLQAAMVNLVLTQIRAEMGKLDLDQTFTTRSEVNELLLKELDEATDPWGVKVTRVEMRDINPSPGVKQAMEAQMTAEREKRAAILRSEGEKEAQLNEARGRAEALVLDARAQKEAILLEAEAQAKQQGVMAEAKSEAARVMARALSESPEAEEAVRLMLAETWMAMGQRMADSPAGSVLMVDPQSPASLLAALKQFQQGKS